CCCGGGGGAAGCGGTAGTGGGCGGCGACGCCGTACTCGGCGGAGCTGTGCATCTCCGCGGTGCGGATCAGCACCTCCACCGTGCGGTCCTGGGGGCCGCAGACGCTGGTGTGCAGGGAGCGGTAGAGGTTGTTCTTCGGGGAGGCGATGAAGTCCTTGAACCGGCCCGGCACCGGCCGCCAGAGCCCGTGCACCGCGCCGAGCGCCGCGTAGCAGTCGGTGGGCGGCCCGTCCACCACGATCGCGATGCGGGGCAGGTCGAACGGCGCGGTGTGCCCGCCCGCCACGGTGTCCTTCCAGATCGAGTAGAGGTGCCGGGGGCGGGGGGAGACCTCCGCGTCGACCCGGTTGCGGCGGAGCGCCACCCTGGTCTTCGCCACCACCGCGTCGAGGTACGCGTCCCAGCCCGGCCGGTCGTGCACGTGCCGGGCGATCCGGGCGTGCTCCTCGGGCTGCAGGTGCAGCAGCACCACGTCGTCCAGTTCGCGTTTGAGCGTCTGGATGCCCAGCCGGTCGCAGAGCGGGACGAGCACCTCCTGGGTCTTGCGGGCGATGCGTTCCCGGGAGGCCGCGGAGCGTACGCCGAGGGTGCGCATGTTGTGCAGCCGGTCGGCCAGCTTGATGATGAGCACCCGGACGTCCTTGCCGGCCGCGACGATCATCTTGCGGATCGTCTCCGCCTCGGCGGCCTTGCCGTAGAACGCCTTGTCGAACTTGGTCACCCCGTCGACCAGGTGGGCCACCTCGCGGCCGAAGTCCTCCTGGAGCGCCTGGAGGGTGTAGCGGGTGTCCTCCACGGTGTCGTGCAGCAGCGCGGCGACCAGGGTCATGGTGTCCATGCCGAGGTTCGCGCAGATCTGGGCGACGGCCAGCGGGTGGGTGATGTAGGGCTCGCCGCTCTTGCGGAACTGCCCGCGGTGCATGTTCTCGGCGATGGTGTAGGCCCGCCGGAGCACCGAGGCGTCGGCGTTGGTGTGGATGCCCCGGTGGGCGCGGACCAGCGCGGTCACCGGGTCGTTGTCGGTGGTGGGCCAGGTGAGCAGGGAGCGCAGCCGGCGGGTCAGCGGCAGGTCGCCGGGCTGGGTCGGAAGGGCGCCGCCCAGGGCGGCGCCGTGTCCGGCGTCGACGTCCACCTGGGACACCTCCTCACCCCGGCCCCGGGTCGCCGTGACCGGCGACCGGGAGCAGGCCCGCGAAACGGGCAGGACTGCACTTCTCTAACAGCCTAAGCGAGTTGACGTCGTCCGATCGGACACTTGGTCATGGGCGTTCGGTCGAGAGTTGGTGGGATCCCCCATTTTCCGCCTTGGTCAGTAGGGCACGGAACCGCGCCGCGCCGGTGATCGGGGAGGCCCAGCCGGAGGAGATCTCCACCAGCCGGGTCTCCGGTCGCTCCAACCAGGACAGGATGCGCTCGGTCTCCTCGGCCGAGGCGGCCGGCACCGGGCCGGGCCCGGACAGCACCGTCTCGGCGGTGGCCCGGATCACGTCGATGGTCGGTCGCGGGTGGACCCCCGGCGGCGAGACCCCGGCGCCGGCCAGCCGGCCGTACCGGACCAGGGCCAGCTCCCAGCCGCCCCGGGCGGCCGGGCGGGCGGCGGCCAGCTCGGCGATCCCGGTCAGCGCGGCCAGCCGCTGCATCCGCACCGCCGCGCGCAGCACCGCGGCCAGCCGGGTACGGACCACCGCGGCCTCCTCGTAGCGCTGGGCGTGGGAGAGCACCTCGATCCGGGCGAGCAGGGCGTCCACCACCACCTGCGGGTCACTGGTGGTGGCGGTGCGGAACGGGGTGGCGGCGCGGTGGTCGTACTCCTCCGGGGTGATCCGGTGCTCGCAGGGCGCCGGGCAGCGGCCCAGCTCGGCCAGCGCGCAGGCCGGCATGGTGGTGCGCCGGGAGAGCCGGTGCGTGCACTGGCGCAGCGGCACCGCGTCGTGGAAGCCGGCGGCGGCCAGCTCGGCGGCCTGTTTGGAGCGGAACGGGCCGAGGTAGGCGGTGTCGGCGGCGCCGAGGTCGCGCACGATCGACAGCCGGGGGTACGCCTCGTCGGTCAGCTTCAGCCAGACCTGCCGTTCCGGATATTTCGAGCGCCGGTTGTACGGCGGCGCGTGCGCGGCGATCAGCCGCAGCTCCCGGACCTCCGCCTCCAGCGAGTGGGCGCACTCCACCGCCTGGACCCGCTCGGCGGCGGCCAGCATCTCCGAGATCCGGGCCCGCTTCTCGCCGGCGGTGAAGTAGCTGCGCAC
This sequence is a window from Micromonospora sp. NBRC 110009. Protein-coding genes within it:
- a CDS encoding RelA/SpoT family protein — translated: MDVDAGHGAALGGALPTQPGDLPLTRRLRSLLTWPTTDNDPVTALVRAHRGIHTNADASVLRRAYTIAENMHRGQFRKSGEPYITHPLAVAQICANLGMDTMTLVAALLHDTVEDTRYTLQALQEDFGREVAHLVDGVTKFDKAFYGKAAEAETIRKMIVAAGKDVRVLIIKLADRLHNMRTLGVRSAASRERIARKTQEVLVPLCDRLGIQTLKRELDDVVLLHLQPEEHARIARHVHDRPGWDAYLDAVVAKTRVALRRNRVDAEVSPRPRHLYSIWKDTVAGGHTAPFDLPRIAIVVDGPPTDCYAALGAVHGLWRPVPGRFKDFIASPKNNLYRSLHTSVCGPQDRTVEVLIRTAEMHSSAEYGVAAHYRFPRAAGRAADRADELAWLRRVLDWEHEAVDPTQFMESLRCDLAEAQIQVVADGRQIVLPAGATPVDLAYELGRERGDHCLAARINGRLAPLSSELDEGDVVEIFTESDAESGFEADVAPRGPRREWLGFVKSPHAQMQINRWFAEHTEPGISIADKVRLGRATIGLTLRKHNRGLASDLPLLRLSEELGYPDLETLLVAVFDRAVEPDAVVEQLIDLVDHRQ
- a CDS encoding DEDD exonuclease domain-containing protein, with the protein product MTRAEYVQESLAGLDRAAGSGVDPALPLYATTFVVVDLETTGGAPDGGGITEIGAVKVRGGEELGVLATLVNPGVPIPPFITVLTGITQAMLLPAPPIEQVLPSFLEFLTDAVLVAHNAPYDVGFLKAACAKHGYRWPNPRVLDTAALARRVLTRDEVPNRKLGTLAAYFRTATQPTHRALDDAKATVDVLHGLIGRLGGHRVDTVGEAIEFAKAVTPTQRRKRHLAEGLPKVPGVYIFRAADDRPLYIGTSGDIATRVRSYFTAGEKRARISEMLAAAERVQAVECAHSLEAEVRELRLIAAHAPPYNRRSKYPERQVWLKLTDEAYPRLSIVRDLGAADTAYLGPFRSKQAAELAAAGFHDAVPLRQCTHRLSRRTTMPACALAELGRCPAPCEHRITPEEYDHRAATPFRTATTSDPQVVVDALLARIEVLSHAQRYEEAAVVRTRLAAVLRAAVRMQRLAALTGIAELAAARPAARGGWELALVRYGRLAGAGVSPPGVHPRPTIDVIRATAETVLSGPGPVPAASAEETERILSWLERPETRLVEISSGWASPITGAARFRALLTKAENGGSHQLSTERP